The Chanodichthys erythropterus isolate Z2021 chromosome 12, ASM2448905v1, whole genome shotgun sequence genome contains a region encoding:
- the ncapg gene encoding condensin complex subunit 3 isoform X3: MGGGKIRNINMSGDADIEIEEAFRRAQKAHNNKAKLVASLKTRYNKLENKTEFHEEFIRCLKYAMIIYTREPAVENVIDFVTKFAASFETPVNEEAEEEEDDDDNNDFLNFLFNFLLESHGANSHAVRFRVCQLVNKLLGSLSENAQIDDDLCDRIHDAMLVRVTDKYPNVRIQAALAMARLQDPDNSDCPTIKAYILLLENDSNPEVRRAVLSCIAPSAATLPKIYKRTRDVKEKVRKLAYQVLAEKVHIRALSIAQRVSLLHEGLSDSADSVKEVIKTHLLPAWLRLLQGDVLQLLHRLDVENCAETAVTTLHAIFSMATSPDELLQNGIRLDERKLITVDSLTCDNVLYWRALCEFVKSKGNEGEELLEKLLPEAAIFAEYLYRYLKNISQLSEEQRADMTQLEMVMTQEFVGQQLILLIGCLDTSEEGGRKRMIAVLQEILVMPNTPTSLIGLLVEKLIGILRDDAQKIQMVAEIISDVREPILPISEPVDENEKRRKQVRLAEVRVQIMEAKQTLEECISCQDFSRAAELKDSISQLEELKNQLVLEASQLAENIKEQRVEKSDPETLLKCLTMCAELFKQMNIKRGICPTMNALIESLILPSVSNPNPAVRNMAVICLGTAALHSKDFANTHLVLLLQITQLDEPKIRISALRALIDQLLLNGLNILQDKPTPISQAPDSPDNSNEQPDQQTEEESTVQSILKMLSEFLDSEICELRTETAEGLAKLMYCGRILSPKLLSRLVLLWYNPVTEDDQRLRHCLGVFLQLYARASRANQECVEESFLPTMRTLFNAPVTSPLSEVDTSNVAELFVELTRPSALVQPAAIQAVSVHDSLAVRVCNEILRDVSAPEVRLYCKTLSWLEINTEPGPANNELQLLLKDILQEVKDKYCTRVIEKLRNQLNGDRCSKSASNQDTTLLNLDDNTGEVVNKDETKPKRAKRVCCFSGQKKASTAKNGKKTSKAELSSDESDEENVPEVPPSVRPSRRAKMAALDKTKQDLTALMNQEANGS; this comes from the exons ATGGGTGGAGGAAAGATCAG gaACATCAACATGTCTGGAGACGCTGATATAGAGATTGAAGAGGCTTTCCGGCGCGCACAGAAAGCTCATAATAACAAGGCAAAACTTGTTGCCAGTTTGAAGACCAGATATAATAAG TTGGAAAATAAGACTGAATTCCATGAGGAGTTCATACGCTGCCTGAAGTATGCCATGATCATTTACACCCGAGAGCCAGCAGTGGAGAATGTCATTGATTTTGTCACTAAGTTTGCTGCAAGTTTTGAAACGCCTGTTAATGAGGAGGCTGAAGAggaggaagatgatgatgacaacAATGattttttgaactttctgttcaacTTCCTGTTGGAG TCTCATGGCGCAAACAGCCATGCGGTGCGGTTTCGTGTTTGTCAGCTGGTGAATAAGTTGTTGGGCAGTTTGAGTGAGAATGCTCAGATCGATGATGACCTGTGTGATAGGATCCATGATGCCATGCTGGTCAGAGTCACAGACAAATACCCTAATGTCAGGATTCAGGCAGCACTGGCCATGGCCAGACTCCAGGATCCCGATAACTCCGACTGCCCCACTATTAAAG CATATATTCTGCTTTTGGAAAATGACTCGAACCCAGAGGTTCGACGTGCTGTGCTGTCTTGCATCGCTCCTTCGGCTGCTACACTTCCTAAAATCTACAAGCGCACCCGGGACGTCAAAGAGAAAGTCAGGAAACTTGCTTATCAG GTACTTGCAGAGAAAGTGCATATTCGAGCTCTGAGCATCGCTCAGAGAGTGAGTCTATTGCATGAAGGCCTCAGTGACTCTGCAG ACTCAGTGAAGGAGGTCATCAAGACCCATTTGCTGCCTGCTTGGCTTCGCTTGCTGCAGGGAGATGTTTTGCAGTTGCTGCACAGACTGGATGTAGAGAACTGTGCAGAAACTGCAGTGACTACCTTACATGCCATCTTCTCCATGGCAACAAGCCCTGATGAACTCCTGCAAAATGGTATTAGGCTGGATGAGAG GAAACTAATTACTGTAGACTCCCTAACATGTGATAATGTGTTGTACTGGAGAGCATTGTGTGAGTTTGTCAAGAGTaaaggaaatgagggtgaggaattacTGGAGAAGTTACTCCCTGAGGCGGCCATCTTTGCAGAGTATCTATACAG ATATCTAAAGAACATTTCTCAGCTGTCTGAGGAGCAAAGAGCTGATATGACACAGCTTGAGATGGTGATGACCCAAGAGTTTGTTGGACAGCAGCTGATTCTGCTAATCGGGTGTCTGGACACTTCTGAAGAAGGTGGCAG GAAGCGCATGATAGCAGTGCTCCAGGAGATTCTCGTAATGCCCAACACACCCACATCTCTGATTGGTCTGCTGGTGGAGAAACTGATTGGCATTTTACGAGATGACGCACAGAAAATTCAGATG GTTGCTGAAATAATCTCTGATGTGAGAGAGCCCATTTTGCCCATCTCTGAACCTGTGGATGAGAATGAGAAACGCAGAAAACAAGTTAGA CTAGCTGAGGTACGAGTGCAGATAATGGAGGCAAAGCAGACTCTAGAAGAGTGCATCAGCTGTCAGGACTTCAGTCGGGCAGCTGAGCTGAAAGACTCAATCTCTCAGCTGGAAGAGCTCAAGAACCAGCTTGTGCTTGAGGCTTCACAACTTGCTGAAAATATCAAGGAGCAGCGTGTGGAGAAG AGTGATCCAGAGACTTTGTTGAAATGTCTGACGATGTGTGCCGAGTTGTTCAAGCAAATGAACATCAAGAGAGGAATCTGCCCTACCATGAATGCTCTGATAGAGTCACTG ATATTGCCAAGTGTTTCCAACCCTAACCCTGCTGTGCGTAACATGGCTGTCATCTGTTTGGGAACTGCCGCTCTCCATAGTAAAGACTTCGCCAACACACATCTTGTGCTGCTCTTGCAG atcACACAGTTAGACGAGCCTAAAATCAGGATCAGTGCTCTCCGAGCTCTCATTGACCAGCTCCTGCTCAATGGCCTTAACATCCTGCAAGACAAGCCTACTCCTATCTCCCAAGCACCTGACTCACCAGACAACAGTAACGAACAACCTGACCAACAAACTGAAGAGGAGAGTACTGTCCAGAGCATTCTGAAGATGCTTTCAGAATTCCTTGATAGTGAG ATCTGTGAGCTCCGCACAGAGACAGCAGAGGGTCTGGCCAAGTTGATGTACTGTGGGAGAATCCTAAGTCCAAAGCTGCTGTCCCGTCTGGTGCTATTGTGGTACAATCCTGTAACGGAGGATGACCAAAGACTACGGCATTGCCTGGGGGTATTCTTACAGCTATATGCCCGGGCCAGCAG AGCAAATCAAGAGTGTGTGGAGGAGAGTTTTCTGCCAACCATGAGAACTCTGTTCAATGCTCCTGTGACCTCTCCATTGTCTGAGGTAGACACATCCAATGTGGCTGAACTGTTTGTTGAACTAACACGACCCAGCGCTCTTGTGCAACCTGCTGCCATACAG GCTGTGTCTGTGCATGACTCCCTGGCAGTGCGTGTTTGTAATGAGATTTTGAGGGACGTCTCTGCTCCTGAGGTGCGTCTCTACTGTAAAACTCTCAGCTGGCTGGAGATTAACACTGAACCTGGACCTGCCAACAATGAATTGCAACTACTGTTAAAAGACATTTTACAG GAAGTGAAAGATAAGTACTGTACAAGGGTTATTGAGAAGCTTCGTAACCAACTAAATGGGGATCGTTGTTCCAAATCAGCCAGTAACCAGGACACAACTTTGCTTAACTTGGATGACAATACTGGAG
- the ncapg gene encoding condensin complex subunit 3 isoform X1, producing MFKQVSFIDRVLFGYRSEMNGCLGFVNVYLISFIHTRRMACNLFLCLRNINMSGDADIEIEEAFRRAQKAHNNKAKLVASLKTRYNKLENKTEFHEEFIRCLKYAMIIYTREPAVENVIDFVTKFAASFETPVNEEAEEEEDDDDNNDFLNFLFNFLLESHGANSHAVRFRVCQLVNKLLGSLSENAQIDDDLCDRIHDAMLVRVTDKYPNVRIQAALAMARLQDPDNSDCPTIKAYILLLENDSNPEVRRAVLSCIAPSAATLPKIYKRTRDVKEKVRKLAYQVLAEKVHIRALSIAQRVSLLHEGLSDSADSVKEVIKTHLLPAWLRLLQGDVLQLLHRLDVENCAETAVTTLHAIFSMATSPDELLQNGIRLDERKLITVDSLTCDNVLYWRALCEFVKSKGNEGEELLEKLLPEAAIFAEYLYRYLKNISQLSEEQRADMTQLEMVMTQEFVGQQLILLIGCLDTSEEGGRKRMIAVLQEILVMPNTPTSLIGLLVEKLIGILRDDAQKIQMVAEIISDVREPILPISEPVDENEKRRKQVRLAEVRVQIMEAKQTLEECISCQDFSRAAELKDSISQLEELKNQLVLEASQLAENIKEQRVEKSDPETLLKCLTMCAELFKQMNIKRGICPTMNALIESLILPSVSNPNPAVRNMAVICLGTAALHSKDFANTHLVLLLQITQLDEPKIRISALRALIDQLLLNGLNILQDKPTPISQAPDSPDNSNEQPDQQTEEESTVQSILKMLSEFLDSEICELRTETAEGLAKLMYCGRILSPKLLSRLVLLWYNPVTEDDQRLRHCLGVFLQLYARASRANQECVEESFLPTMRTLFNAPVTSPLSEVDTSNVAELFVELTRPSALVQPAAIQAVSVHDSLAVRVCNEILRDVSAPEVRLYCKTLSWLEINTEPGPANNELQLLLKDILQEVKDKYCTRVIEKLRNQLNGDRCSKSASNQDTTLLNLDDNTGEVVNKDETKPKRAKRVCCFSGQKKASTAKNGKKTSKAELSSDESDEENVPEVPPSVRPSRRAKMAALDKTKQDLTALMNQEANGS from the exons atgtTTAAGCAGGTGTCCTTTATAGACCGTGTTCTATTTGGGTATCGGTCTGAAATGAATGGGTGTTTGGGTTTTGTAAACGTATATCTAATATCATTCATTCACACCAGAAGGATGGcatgtaatttgtttttgtgtcttaggaACATCAACATGTCTGGAGACGCTGATATAGAGATTGAAGAGGCTTTCCGGCGCGCACAGAAAGCTCATAATAACAAGGCAAAACTTGTTGCCAGTTTGAAGACCAGATATAATAAG TTGGAAAATAAGACTGAATTCCATGAGGAGTTCATACGCTGCCTGAAGTATGCCATGATCATTTACACCCGAGAGCCAGCAGTGGAGAATGTCATTGATTTTGTCACTAAGTTTGCTGCAAGTTTTGAAACGCCTGTTAATGAGGAGGCTGAAGAggaggaagatgatgatgacaacAATGattttttgaactttctgttcaacTTCCTGTTGGAG TCTCATGGCGCAAACAGCCATGCGGTGCGGTTTCGTGTTTGTCAGCTGGTGAATAAGTTGTTGGGCAGTTTGAGTGAGAATGCTCAGATCGATGATGACCTGTGTGATAGGATCCATGATGCCATGCTGGTCAGAGTCACAGACAAATACCCTAATGTCAGGATTCAGGCAGCACTGGCCATGGCCAGACTCCAGGATCCCGATAACTCCGACTGCCCCACTATTAAAG CATATATTCTGCTTTTGGAAAATGACTCGAACCCAGAGGTTCGACGTGCTGTGCTGTCTTGCATCGCTCCTTCGGCTGCTACACTTCCTAAAATCTACAAGCGCACCCGGGACGTCAAAGAGAAAGTCAGGAAACTTGCTTATCAG GTACTTGCAGAGAAAGTGCATATTCGAGCTCTGAGCATCGCTCAGAGAGTGAGTCTATTGCATGAAGGCCTCAGTGACTCTGCAG ACTCAGTGAAGGAGGTCATCAAGACCCATTTGCTGCCTGCTTGGCTTCGCTTGCTGCAGGGAGATGTTTTGCAGTTGCTGCACAGACTGGATGTAGAGAACTGTGCAGAAACTGCAGTGACTACCTTACATGCCATCTTCTCCATGGCAACAAGCCCTGATGAACTCCTGCAAAATGGTATTAGGCTGGATGAGAG GAAACTAATTACTGTAGACTCCCTAACATGTGATAATGTGTTGTACTGGAGAGCATTGTGTGAGTTTGTCAAGAGTaaaggaaatgagggtgaggaattacTGGAGAAGTTACTCCCTGAGGCGGCCATCTTTGCAGAGTATCTATACAG ATATCTAAAGAACATTTCTCAGCTGTCTGAGGAGCAAAGAGCTGATATGACACAGCTTGAGATGGTGATGACCCAAGAGTTTGTTGGACAGCAGCTGATTCTGCTAATCGGGTGTCTGGACACTTCTGAAGAAGGTGGCAG GAAGCGCATGATAGCAGTGCTCCAGGAGATTCTCGTAATGCCCAACACACCCACATCTCTGATTGGTCTGCTGGTGGAGAAACTGATTGGCATTTTACGAGATGACGCACAGAAAATTCAGATG GTTGCTGAAATAATCTCTGATGTGAGAGAGCCCATTTTGCCCATCTCTGAACCTGTGGATGAGAATGAGAAACGCAGAAAACAAGTTAGA CTAGCTGAGGTACGAGTGCAGATAATGGAGGCAAAGCAGACTCTAGAAGAGTGCATCAGCTGTCAGGACTTCAGTCGGGCAGCTGAGCTGAAAGACTCAATCTCTCAGCTGGAAGAGCTCAAGAACCAGCTTGTGCTTGAGGCTTCACAACTTGCTGAAAATATCAAGGAGCAGCGTGTGGAGAAG AGTGATCCAGAGACTTTGTTGAAATGTCTGACGATGTGTGCCGAGTTGTTCAAGCAAATGAACATCAAGAGAGGAATCTGCCCTACCATGAATGCTCTGATAGAGTCACTG ATATTGCCAAGTGTTTCCAACCCTAACCCTGCTGTGCGTAACATGGCTGTCATCTGTTTGGGAACTGCCGCTCTCCATAGTAAAGACTTCGCCAACACACATCTTGTGCTGCTCTTGCAG atcACACAGTTAGACGAGCCTAAAATCAGGATCAGTGCTCTCCGAGCTCTCATTGACCAGCTCCTGCTCAATGGCCTTAACATCCTGCAAGACAAGCCTACTCCTATCTCCCAAGCACCTGACTCACCAGACAACAGTAACGAACAACCTGACCAACAAACTGAAGAGGAGAGTACTGTCCAGAGCATTCTGAAGATGCTTTCAGAATTCCTTGATAGTGAG ATCTGTGAGCTCCGCACAGAGACAGCAGAGGGTCTGGCCAAGTTGATGTACTGTGGGAGAATCCTAAGTCCAAAGCTGCTGTCCCGTCTGGTGCTATTGTGGTACAATCCTGTAACGGAGGATGACCAAAGACTACGGCATTGCCTGGGGGTATTCTTACAGCTATATGCCCGGGCCAGCAG AGCAAATCAAGAGTGTGTGGAGGAGAGTTTTCTGCCAACCATGAGAACTCTGTTCAATGCTCCTGTGACCTCTCCATTGTCTGAGGTAGACACATCCAATGTGGCTGAACTGTTTGTTGAACTAACACGACCCAGCGCTCTTGTGCAACCTGCTGCCATACAG GCTGTGTCTGTGCATGACTCCCTGGCAGTGCGTGTTTGTAATGAGATTTTGAGGGACGTCTCTGCTCCTGAGGTGCGTCTCTACTGTAAAACTCTCAGCTGGCTGGAGATTAACACTGAACCTGGACCTGCCAACAATGAATTGCAACTACTGTTAAAAGACATTTTACAG GAAGTGAAAGATAAGTACTGTACAAGGGTTATTGAGAAGCTTCGTAACCAACTAAATGGGGATCGTTGTTCCAAATCAGCCAGTAACCAGGACACAACTTTGCTTAACTTGGATGACAATACTGGAG
- the ncapg gene encoding condensin complex subunit 3 isoform X2, which translates to MFKQVSFIDRVLFGYRSEMNGCLGFVNVYLISFIHTRRMACNLFLCLRNINMSGDADIEIEEAFRRAQKAHNNKAKLVASLKTRYNKLENKTEFHEEFIRCLKYAMIIYTREPAVENVIDFVTKFAASFETPVNEEAEEEEDDDDNNDFLNFLFNFLLESHGANSHAVRFRVCQLVNKLLGSLSENAQIDDDLCDRIHDAMLVRVTDKYPNVRIQAALAMARLQDPDNSDCPTIKAYILLLENDSNPEVRRAVLSCIAPSAATLPKIYKRTRDVKEKVRKLAYQVLAEKVHIRALSIAQRVSLLHEGLSDSADSVKEVIKTHLLPAWLRLLQGDVLQLLHRLDVENCAETAVTTLHAIFSMATSPDELLQNGIRLDERKLITVDSLTCDNVLYWRALCEFVKSKGNEGEELLEKLLPEAAIFAEYLYRYLKNISQLSEEQRADMTQLEMVMTQEFVGQQLILLIGCLDTSEEGGRKRMIAVLQEILVMPNTPTSLIGLLVEKLIGILRDDAQKIQMVAEIISDVREPILPISEPVDENEKRRKQVRLAEVRVQIMEAKQTLEECISCQDFSRAAELKDSISQLEELKNQLVLEASQLAENIKEQRVEKSDPETLLKCLTMCAELFKQMNIKRGICPTMNALIESLILPSVSNPNPAVRNMAVICLGTAALHSKDFANTHLVLLLQITQLDEPKIRISALRALIDQLLLNGLNILQDKPTPISQAPDSPDNSNEQPDQQTEEESTVQSILKMLSEFLDSEICELRTETAEGLAKLMYCGRILSPKLLSRLVLLWYNPVTEDDQRLRHCLGVFLQLYARASRANQECVEESFLPTMRTLFNAPVTSPLSEVDTSNVAELFVELTRPSALVQPAAIQAVSVHDSLAVRVCNEILRDVSAPEVRLYCKTLSWLEINTEPGPANNELQLLLKDILQEVKDKYCTRVIEKLRNQLNGDRCSKSASNQDTTLLNLDDNTGEVVNKDETKPKRAKRGQKKASTAKNGKKTSKAELSSDESDEENVPEVPPSVRPSRRAKMAALDKTKQDLTALMNQEANGS; encoded by the exons atgtTTAAGCAGGTGTCCTTTATAGACCGTGTTCTATTTGGGTATCGGTCTGAAATGAATGGGTGTTTGGGTTTTGTAAACGTATATCTAATATCATTCATTCACACCAGAAGGATGGcatgtaatttgtttttgtgtcttaggaACATCAACATGTCTGGAGACGCTGATATAGAGATTGAAGAGGCTTTCCGGCGCGCACAGAAAGCTCATAATAACAAGGCAAAACTTGTTGCCAGTTTGAAGACCAGATATAATAAG TTGGAAAATAAGACTGAATTCCATGAGGAGTTCATACGCTGCCTGAAGTATGCCATGATCATTTACACCCGAGAGCCAGCAGTGGAGAATGTCATTGATTTTGTCACTAAGTTTGCTGCAAGTTTTGAAACGCCTGTTAATGAGGAGGCTGAAGAggaggaagatgatgatgacaacAATGattttttgaactttctgttcaacTTCCTGTTGGAG TCTCATGGCGCAAACAGCCATGCGGTGCGGTTTCGTGTTTGTCAGCTGGTGAATAAGTTGTTGGGCAGTTTGAGTGAGAATGCTCAGATCGATGATGACCTGTGTGATAGGATCCATGATGCCATGCTGGTCAGAGTCACAGACAAATACCCTAATGTCAGGATTCAGGCAGCACTGGCCATGGCCAGACTCCAGGATCCCGATAACTCCGACTGCCCCACTATTAAAG CATATATTCTGCTTTTGGAAAATGACTCGAACCCAGAGGTTCGACGTGCTGTGCTGTCTTGCATCGCTCCTTCGGCTGCTACACTTCCTAAAATCTACAAGCGCACCCGGGACGTCAAAGAGAAAGTCAGGAAACTTGCTTATCAG GTACTTGCAGAGAAAGTGCATATTCGAGCTCTGAGCATCGCTCAGAGAGTGAGTCTATTGCATGAAGGCCTCAGTGACTCTGCAG ACTCAGTGAAGGAGGTCATCAAGACCCATTTGCTGCCTGCTTGGCTTCGCTTGCTGCAGGGAGATGTTTTGCAGTTGCTGCACAGACTGGATGTAGAGAACTGTGCAGAAACTGCAGTGACTACCTTACATGCCATCTTCTCCATGGCAACAAGCCCTGATGAACTCCTGCAAAATGGTATTAGGCTGGATGAGAG GAAACTAATTACTGTAGACTCCCTAACATGTGATAATGTGTTGTACTGGAGAGCATTGTGTGAGTTTGTCAAGAGTaaaggaaatgagggtgaggaattacTGGAGAAGTTACTCCCTGAGGCGGCCATCTTTGCAGAGTATCTATACAG ATATCTAAAGAACATTTCTCAGCTGTCTGAGGAGCAAAGAGCTGATATGACACAGCTTGAGATGGTGATGACCCAAGAGTTTGTTGGACAGCAGCTGATTCTGCTAATCGGGTGTCTGGACACTTCTGAAGAAGGTGGCAG GAAGCGCATGATAGCAGTGCTCCAGGAGATTCTCGTAATGCCCAACACACCCACATCTCTGATTGGTCTGCTGGTGGAGAAACTGATTGGCATTTTACGAGATGACGCACAGAAAATTCAGATG GTTGCTGAAATAATCTCTGATGTGAGAGAGCCCATTTTGCCCATCTCTGAACCTGTGGATGAGAATGAGAAACGCAGAAAACAAGTTAGA CTAGCTGAGGTACGAGTGCAGATAATGGAGGCAAAGCAGACTCTAGAAGAGTGCATCAGCTGTCAGGACTTCAGTCGGGCAGCTGAGCTGAAAGACTCAATCTCTCAGCTGGAAGAGCTCAAGAACCAGCTTGTGCTTGAGGCTTCACAACTTGCTGAAAATATCAAGGAGCAGCGTGTGGAGAAG AGTGATCCAGAGACTTTGTTGAAATGTCTGACGATGTGTGCCGAGTTGTTCAAGCAAATGAACATCAAGAGAGGAATCTGCCCTACCATGAATGCTCTGATAGAGTCACTG ATATTGCCAAGTGTTTCCAACCCTAACCCTGCTGTGCGTAACATGGCTGTCATCTGTTTGGGAACTGCCGCTCTCCATAGTAAAGACTTCGCCAACACACATCTTGTGCTGCTCTTGCAG atcACACAGTTAGACGAGCCTAAAATCAGGATCAGTGCTCTCCGAGCTCTCATTGACCAGCTCCTGCTCAATGGCCTTAACATCCTGCAAGACAAGCCTACTCCTATCTCCCAAGCACCTGACTCACCAGACAACAGTAACGAACAACCTGACCAACAAACTGAAGAGGAGAGTACTGTCCAGAGCATTCTGAAGATGCTTTCAGAATTCCTTGATAGTGAG ATCTGTGAGCTCCGCACAGAGACAGCAGAGGGTCTGGCCAAGTTGATGTACTGTGGGAGAATCCTAAGTCCAAAGCTGCTGTCCCGTCTGGTGCTATTGTGGTACAATCCTGTAACGGAGGATGACCAAAGACTACGGCATTGCCTGGGGGTATTCTTACAGCTATATGCCCGGGCCAGCAG AGCAAATCAAGAGTGTGTGGAGGAGAGTTTTCTGCCAACCATGAGAACTCTGTTCAATGCTCCTGTGACCTCTCCATTGTCTGAGGTAGACACATCCAATGTGGCTGAACTGTTTGTTGAACTAACACGACCCAGCGCTCTTGTGCAACCTGCTGCCATACAG GCTGTGTCTGTGCATGACTCCCTGGCAGTGCGTGTTTGTAATGAGATTTTGAGGGACGTCTCTGCTCCTGAGGTGCGTCTCTACTGTAAAACTCTCAGCTGGCTGGAGATTAACACTGAACCTGGACCTGCCAACAATGAATTGCAACTACTGTTAAAAGACATTTTACAG GAAGTGAAAGATAAGTACTGTACAAGGGTTATTGAGAAGCTTCGTAACCAACTAAATGGGGATCGTTGTTCCAAATCAGCCAGTAACCAGGACACAACTTTGCTTAACTTGGATGACAATACTGGAG